The following nucleotide sequence is from Cryptococcus neoformans var. grubii H99 chromosome 5, complete sequence.
AGAACCCATCTTGGTACATTAGAATGCCGTCTTTGTCTCACTCTACACGTTAACGAAGGTTCTTACCTTGCCCACACTCAAGGAAAGAAACATCAAACAAACCTTGCCAGGCGTGCAGCCAAGGACAACAAGGATCAGGCATTAATGATACAAGCTCCCACTGCCGCGCAacaagtgaagaagaaagtgTTTGTCAAGATTGGAAGACCTGGTAAGTCGGTTCCGATGTCGATCTTGCCCCTTGGGAATCTGACCGGCGCCGCTAGGTTACAAAATCATCAAGATTAGAGAGCCTGTCAGTCAAAGGATGGGTCTGTTATTCACTGTCTCGTTACCTGAGATAAAAGCGGGAgaaaggccaagaaggaggttcATGTCTGCTTTTGAGCAACGGCGAGAGATTCCCAATAAAGCCTTCCAGTACTTGGTTGTGAGTTGAACTCAGTCGGACATTTCCTTCACCCTGCTAAACAATAGATTGTAGTTGGCAGCCGAGCCATACGAGACCATAGCATTTGCCATCCCCTCAAAAGAGATGGTTGACGTTGATGAAGACCCAGAGTCGACATGGGAGCACTGGGATGCCGACGAAAAGGTTTACAGTTGTCAATTCTTGTACAAATAAATACTATAAGGTATGATTGACATATTGTATGATTACTATGCAGCATCTGCTTGATTTGACTGGAGGATGTGATTAATGCGGTACGCAGCTTTCATGACGGAAACCATCAAGGCATCCAAAAAGGTCATGCAGGGACGAATACTTAATGCAGTAATGCATGGCGCTAAAATATATACTTAGAACAGTGACTACAGTAACTTCTACTACTACATGTGCTAAACAGTCATTATCATTTTCGATATTATTCTTGTTACTGGTGTCTAACCAAGCCACTGGCCGTTGTTGAGGTGCAGGAAATGACCAGTCATAGCATTTGCGTcagaagaggcaaggaATACTGAGAGATATATCAGGCCCCTTCACATAGCGCAGGTCAACAATATCAACTCACCGTATGCCGGACCCATCTCGGCGGGCATAGAAGCTCGACCGTGTAAGGGAGGACCACCGACAGACCATCCCTCCATGTTGTCAGCAGGCCTAGAAGCTGGCTGCAAAGGAGTATAAACGGGGCCAGGGCAGACACCATTTACCCGAATACCCTGGGGGGCGAGTTGTACAGCCAATGCCCTGGTATAAGCGACAATGGCTCCTTTAGTGGAAGCATAATCGACCATAGTAGCGGATCCCTTGAAGGCGGTAACAGAAGAGGTGTTGATGATGGCTGATCCGCGCTTGAGATGAGGAACTGCGGCTTTAGTGAGGGCAAACATGGCAAGAATGTTGCTTCTGAATGTGCTTTCGACGTTTTCAAGCTATTGAAGTATCCAGTTAGCTTTGAGCAAACCAAGGAATGGGCCTAAATCTACCTCGATTTCTGTGATGGACTTGGACATGATTTGCTTACTGGCATTGTTCACCAGGATATCCAGCTTGCCAAATTTGTCCATGTGCTGCTTGACGACATCTGCTGCCTTGTCGGCTTGCATGAGGTCATGAGCGATTGTAAGGCACTGCTGTCCATCTTGTTCGATAGCCTTTTTAACTCGTTGGGCACTACGCACAGTATGCGTAAGCGGTAATCAATAAGGCTTACGAGCTTCTTAAcgtactcttcttcctcctcaggAAGGTACACAATGGTTACATCTGCACCTTCGCGGGCAAGCATTTGGGCTGCAGCTCTCCCAATACCAGAATCGCCTCCAGTAATGATggccttcttgcccttcagCTTCCCACTTCCAGCGTATTCCTTCAAGTATGGCTTGCCGTCATCGTCCCAGGTTTCCAGCTTGGTAAACTCGGCAAGCGGATCCATGTCCACATCCTTGCCTGGAAgcttctgctgctgggCTTTGATATCGGTAAGCTCCTGCGAGAGGCAATCAGATGGTACTCTGTATACTGGGACTGAAAAAACTGACGGGGTAAGCGGTGATGATTTTAGGCTGATCGTCTCCCATTGCAAGTGATGTAGTTCTGAAATGTCTTGTGGTGAGGATAGGACGGATGAAATGAGAAGGCTTTGTGAGCTTTGTAAGTAGCGGCTGTCTTGGGAACATGGCGATGGATAATATGCAGCACGGCTTATATATCGctgggaagagaaaagatatATAAGTATAGAGAGAGACTGGGCTGACGTCAGTGGAGTCAGAGGGTggaggcagaggatgaCTTCATGCCGCTACCATTGTGGTCCCCCTCGCAAGATGTCACTTTCTCGTTTCCATTACTATAGCCCATGCCGTCACGGCCACCATACGTACACAAATCCAAgaaacaaaaaaggaaaagcatCATATATTATACGTATGTACACCGAACCCATATGTGGTAGTACTCGTAATTGTAGGAAAAACGGCTGGTCACTATGGCGTCCTCCCCCCTCGTTCGTCGTATCTAGGCAGCAAATGCGCCGCACTTGCAACCACGCCCTCTGCTCTCTggtttctttttctcgctTCTTGCACTTGCTTCTCCAGTTCTCTACAATACCTGTTAGCTTCGTGCTTGACGAAAGGTATATGGAAGGTACACACCTGACCTGTGCTTCCAGCTGCACagctctttcctttccaccTTGCTTTTCCGTCTTAATCTTCTCCCCTGCGATCCGCAACCTATTCTCGTACTCTTTGACACGCGCTTCCCATTTGTTCTCAGCCTGACTGTACCTCGTCTGGTACTCTGCCAGTCTTTTTTCCAAACTCGCCAACTGGTTCGATGCCGTTTGAGCTCGCTTTTCGGCCGCGACGGCCCGTTCCGTAAGGGATCGAATTTGGGAGGATGATCCAGAGATAGTATCAGATTTGAGAGACGAGATCTGAGAATGAAGTTCGTTATTACGAACTTGAACAGCCTGAAGCTCCCCTTCTTTGATGGCAAACTTGCTTCTCCATTCTCGCTTGGTTAATTCAAGCTTCTTCACGGCTGCTTCAAATTGGTCCAATGTACGCCATTTCTCCTCAAGCTGTCGTTTGAGGGACCTACAAGTTGTAAAATGTCATTAATACCATCGTAGGATACAGAAACAAAAGAACCCACGCCATGCGCTTATCCACGGATGCCTCAGTATCCTTTagcttcttctcaaactctGCTCTGACGCTCATCATCGCTTTTAACCTCTGCAGAAGAGTATCCCTAAACAGAGCAAAGTTTGCTGGTGTCGTGTGGTGCTAATCACTGTCAGTCTGAACGCTCTCGCCATTCTTACAAGTATTCTTACCTCCATCCCCAGGAATTTATTAACATCTTTGAACACCCGAAGAAGCAGTTCACTTCTCTCCTGTCTCTGAGTTTCGGATTGTTTTTGCATCTGGAATCGCTCTTGCTGTGTCTCGGTGAGAAGCGgttcaagctcttcgatGCGTTCCTTTAATAGATTGGCTTCACGTTCATGTTGCTTGGCCGTCTATATATACATTTAATTAGCCTTCCCCCATCTATGTCACGGCAAACGCACTTTCAGGGTATGATCAAGCTTGTCAGAAATGTTGAGTCGTCCTTGCCTTTCGGACGACAATCTATTCTCAATGTCACGTTGTTTGTCAAGCTATCAACTGGTCAGCTCGGTCGTTGATGTCAAATTGTCGACATACCATGGTAGCAAGCTCGATATCTCGATCTCTGAGATTTtcatttctcttctccaattcTCGTTTGGCGATATCCAATTCATCCTCACACCTCTGCAAGTCTCTCTTGACCCTGTCGATTTCAAGCTCCAATCCAAACCTATTGCTCGTGTGCTCGTCGCCAAGCTTACGGCGCTCGTCCTCAAGGTCGTGCAGCTTTCGCTCAACTTGAGAGAGGTCGCGGTCACGAAGATTTATTCTTTCATGAGCAGCATCAAGCTCAAATTGAAGACGTGAGGCTTGGGTTTCCTTTTCAGAGAGGGCTTGACGAAGACGTGAATTTTCTGTATTCAGTTCACGCTTAATACTCTCCCTATCAGATCTCcgctcttctctctcttgaCCAAGACGAGTAAGTgcgtcttctttctcttcttgtatTTTTCGTCGAGCCTCTTTGAGAACATTGATCAAATCCTCGTAATGCGCCTTGGCGTTTTCAAACTCCTCATCTGCGCTACGTAAATCAGCGTTAAGATTGGCTTCCCTAGCTCGATGATCCTCTAGCGCTTCCTCCAGCTCATACACTCTCTGCCCCagctcttcaatctcacGATTTGCATCCATCAACTCAGCGTGCTTTTCGATATTATCACGTTCAATATTTTTGAGCGTTTCTTCCAGCCGGTCGTGAGTGATGGCCTTGGCAGCTTGGAGTTCTTGTATTTCTTCAAGTGCGCCTGTGAGGtgttcttctctctcaagGAGGGAAACTCTAATCTCCTTTATTTCTTGCTCCCGAGCGTCCAACGCCTGCTCTTGTTAACATGGCTTAAActgttcttttcttctgtAACTTACATCTTTCAGCTCGTCAACTTGTGTTCTTGCCTCCAGTACTTCAtctctccattcttccGCAACCTGTTGCAATTCTTTTTCGTGCTCTCGGACTTTTGCGTCCAGTTCCGCATTGAGTTCGTCAACTTCACGATCACGATTGTCGAGCTCGAGTTGTGCAGCGGCCACTTTATCTTGGAGTTCATTGAGACGCTATAAGAGGTTATTCACAGCCTTTTGAATGTTAACCACAACAactcacttcttcaagaagttcggcatcatcatcagacATGACGCCTTTCTTTGCAATTGAAAGGTCGGCCTGCAGAGATGCGTTTTCCTATATTTTTCGTCAGTATTATCACCCGTTATACAATCGCACGCACCTGTTCGAGCTCCTGGACTTTTTGCGCTAATCGTGCCTCTCTGCCTTTGCCGAGACCAACGCTTTCGCTCAGAGACTTTGCGttcttcaactcttcccTCATTTTCTCTATTTCATCATGCGCTCTATCCGCCGCATCCTTAAACCTCTCCAGCTCTTCAATCTGGTCATCGTTAAGGGCTTTCTGATCTTCCAACTCGGCCTCAAGCTCCTCTGTCCTTTTGCGCCATACGTCTTCGGACGCTTCTGCATCTTCCAGCTTGCTTCGTAGCCCGTCCACGTCACCTGCCCCCATTTCTTCCTGCAATATCTTTATCTCCTGTTCCGCtgcctttcttctctccttctcctggtTCCACAACTTTTCAAACTCTCTCGCTTCCTGACTTTTCCCGCTTTCTCTAGCAGCAGCCGCCAAGTCTTTATCTTGCTGCATGACCAACTTCTtaagcttcttcaactccTTCCCAAGGGTAAGAATTTCCAGCTTGAGTTTGACGTTTTCCTTGAGAGCACCTTCGATGTGTTCGGGGGCCATATTGGATAGACGTTCTTTAAGGAAGTGGTTCTCAAGTTGCAGGTTGAAGACTTCTTTTTTAGACTCTTCCAGTTGCTGAGGGCCAGTAATCAGAAGAGAGACATACCAGATGATACTGACTTACTTTTTCCTGATCACGCAAAGTCATGGGCCCGTTGAGTTCTCCAACCGCGACGCTATGCCTCCCACTCCTTACACTTGCCCCGACCGCATAgccttttcccttgcctGCCCCATATTCCTTTTTTGGACTTGCGAGACTCAAAGCACTCAATATCGCCTCATCATCCgtatcctcttctttcccgtACCTGGCTTCCAACGGACCTGATATGTCATCTGATTCAACAGAAGAATTTGAGGTTCGTCGATGTAAGACTCGTGGGCGACGTGGAGCCTGCGTATTTGACAAAGCCgattgggaagatgatttACGGACAGTAGGAGGGGGAGATACCGTGAGCAGAGCTCCACGAGGTGGCGAGGGGGTAGAGATGGACTGAGAATGCGATGTGAGAGAGCGACGTCGATTGGCTGTCATGCCTTCATGAGCTTCTTTCTAAGGACAACATCACATGCTACATACCTTTGGAAGGAGGGTCGGATGACCCGACCTGTTGAACAtaatcttcttcgtccGACTTGAAGCTTGACCCCAGCGATCCGAGAGATATATCAGGGAGTGTCTGGCCGTTGGCCATGACAGTTGCGTCGCCCCCTGATGTTGCCGGTGAGGCCATGAGGGCTGCTAGTGTGTTGGACGGAGGCATAGCTGCGTGACGCTCTGATCGGAAGATGCGCCTAGAAGTGTTAATTTGTAAAAGGCCGTTACAAGAGCATTCCTTGGCTCAACAATGAACTCAGATGTCGTTCTTGCGGGGGTGGATGTATCGAgcttctttgtcttcctGGGTGGATATGTCCGCTTAGTCAAACGTTGGCGTTGAAGACTTCAATGCTGTATTTTGGCCGGTATTAACTGTGAAACTGCGAGCCGTGAGGAAAGAGTTAATGCAGAAATCAACGGTATAGACCTGGGCGTTTGGAGAATTGTTTACATTTGTCGCGTCCACCGCGCTGATTGGGAAGAAATTTCTTGATCCGGAAATACTGGGGGACTTCCTCGCGGGCACGTTCGTCCATATGCAAGCTGCAGTTGTTATATACAAACCATACAAGACTATGAAGCACAAGCTATATAGAACACATATTCCCAAGTTCGTCGCAATTCGTAATCCACATGATCGTTATGTCTTCAaactctcttcccttttgaCCGCACTACGTTCTCGACTCTATCATTACCCTCTCGTGCTTGGCCATCATCCGGCCCATGCACGGCACCCGCGTGAAGCAAGTTTACCAATCTTGGCACTAAGCTGTTTTGCCTACAGAGTAGGACTAATTCCTTCCCCGTCCTTGTGTTGGCTTTTTTTGATGCCTTGTCCAtgtccttttctccttgtGTGGGCTGAAGAGGACCAAGCTCATATTCTTCCTTTAGCGCAAATTGGGAATAGGTGGCACTGATGGATCCAGTGCGTGAACGAGGTTCAACATCTTTCTCAGCCTGAGCAGTCCCATTTCCTCCAGGTCTGAAAACCGTGCTTTCCTGAGTTGGTTGCGCTGTTTCTTCTGAAGTTATAAGAGCGTCGCGCAAAACTTGGAATGACACGGCCTCGGCAGTCTGTCTTACGACGTTCCGAGAGGAGCTTTCCTTCATGGGTTTGGCACCCTTCGTTTCCTTTATTTGTTTTTCCAAAAGCTCTATCCATTTCCGACAAGCTGCAGAGCTGTTGGTGCTAAAGCAGTACTTGCGCTTCAGGCCTATACGATTGGAGAATGCAATTTGGAATGTATGTCGCATGAAGGCTCGCTCCACAGTGAAGTGACGAGTACTACCTAAGCTTGCATATAATGCCCTGAACAGCATGAAATGTTATTAGATCCCATGCACGGGGAAAAAGCAAGAAATTGGACTTACGCATTATCGCCAACCCTCACAAGCAGCACCGTCTTCACTCCGAGTGAGGTTCCCTTTACCCTAAATGATTCCTCTGTTTTATTCGCAAAATCCAGTTCAGGCGGATCAAATTCTAGCCCTTCACCGAGCAATTTGATCCTCAACTTTGAATCAGGTGCAGGGATGTTGATATATATTTTCTCTGACCAAACATTGTAAGTCAACTTGATTGACGTATGAGGCAGGGAGATTACAGCCCGGCGTTCAAAGCGCACTTCGCTCGATGCAAGAGCTTGTGTCAAGCGCATCGAACGGAGAGATGTGTAAATCTGTGACAACAGGTCATCAGATACCAGACTATGAGGATCCTTGCGCCTGAATGCAGTGATGAACGCCTCTCGGGTGATTATATTGTTGGCTGACGTGAAACCAAAGGTTGAATAGAGCGCGTCATTGAATTGCATTATAGTCAAGACGAGCTCGATAGCAAGCTCTTGATTATAGGTAAGATGCTCATGATTGGCGGCATAGTAGCGTTCCGCGAAAGTTTTTAACAAAGTCTCGCAGGATACATGATCAGTCGGCAATCGCAGAGATAGGAGGAAAATGCGTAGAGCGTCGTCGACGCGAATGTTTCTGAAATGGAATCGGTCAACGAAAGCGTTCGTAAGACCTTCGTTATTTCCGAGTAAAAGACCGATTTGAGTCTTGTCTAGTTCAGGAGTTTTGAGGATCAAACCAGAGAGGGTCGCAAGATCCACCTTGGGGTTGCTTTCTTCGGCAAGATATCTGCAAGCTTCCACTGGATCTTGTATGAACTTATCCACGAAGTTATCGACCACTGGATGCCGCCCGGATTCGGCAGGAGATTCTCCGTTTGGATCGGTAACAACCAACTTGTCGAGGCTGACAATGTTCTTGACGGTGAACTGCGTATCAAGCGTGGCGTGGATATTATGAACAAGAATGGGTTTGGCAATCACCAGTAGATCGGTGAACAGGAAAAGAAAGCGATCTTTCACTATCTGCGTCTCGTGTCAATAGAATTCCTATCAACCCAAAAACAATCATACTCACATTAGCGTTGACGACCTGCAGAATTTGAGAGGACATTAGGAATTTTCGAGGAGGATCATCCAACATCTCTGGTCGGGCTGGATGTTCTGGCCCCAGCGCAAGCACTtcatccattcttctcaAGATATCTATTGTCTTTTTCGACAG
It contains:
- a CDS encoding splicing factor 3A subunit 2; the protein is MDYQNRAGANKGSGGVAGASETAVDRRERLRKLALETIDLAKDPYILRTHLGTLECRLCLTLHVNEGSYLAHTQGKKHQTNLARRAAKDNKDQALMIQAPTAAQQVKKKVFVKIGRPGYKIIKIREPVSQRMGLLFTVSLPEIKAGERPRRRFMSAFEQRREIPNKAFQYLVLAAEPYETIAFAIPSKEMVDVDEDPESTWEHWDADEKVYSCQFLYK
- a CDS encoding oxidoreductase, whose product is MFPRQPLLTKLTKPSHFIRPILTTRHFRTTSLAMGDDQPKIITAYPELTDIKAQQQKLPGKDVDMDPLAEFTKLETWDDDGKPYLKEYAGSGKLKGKKAIITGGDSGIGRAAAQMLAREGADVTIVYLPEEEEDAQRVKKAIEQDGQQCLTIAHDLMQADKAADVVKQHMDKFGKLDILVNNASKQIMSKSITEIELENVESTFRSNILAMFALTKAAVPHLKRGSAIINTSSVTAFKGSATMVDYASTKGAIVAYTRALAVQLAPQGIRVNGVCPGPVYTPLQPASRPADNMEGWSVGGPPLHGRASMPAEMGPAYVFLASSDANAMTGHFLHLNNGQWLG